A stretch of Triticum aestivum cultivar Chinese Spring chromosome 1D, IWGSC CS RefSeq v2.1, whole genome shotgun sequence DNA encodes these proteins:
- the LOC123181096 gene encoding uncharacterized protein isoform X1: MSSAAARSESGAGPATAHELAMQQPPQQQEVVAAAAEVPAPVVVATAEVPAQAPGAVLTIVISKPEEEEAREQKGVAPASLPPLEVGDASAMVAVAAAKEAELARSDSFDEQCRVCQQKSEEPLVDLGCRCRGDLSKAHRTCIDVWFRTRGSNKCEICQQVAVNIPPPETQACTSYWVWRVDSAYGRGRGGRERGWFSPLWVAFAILIGGLLLDVLISVSLGVSALPVNIIIGVLIVLGLGTALRLALECCQEFGSRRSMPRMENMAPSGYHPGV, translated from the exons ATGTCGAGCGCAGCCGCCAGATCGGAGTCGGGCGCTGGCCCGGCCACCGCTCATGAGCTAGCCATGCAGCAGCCACCGCAGCAGCAGGAGGTGGTCGCCGCCGCGGCTGAAGTGCCGGCGCCGGTGGTCGTGGCCACGGCTGAGGTGCCCGCACAGGCGCCCGGGGCGGTACTCACCATCGTGATCtcgaagccggaggaggaggaggcgcgcgagCAAAAGGGCGTCGCTCCGGCCTCTCTGCCCCCTCTGGAGGTCGGGGACGCCAGCGCCATGGTTGCCGTGGCGGCCGCGAAGGAGGCGGAGCTGGCGAGATCCGACAGCTTCGACGAGCAATGCAG AGTTTGTCAGCAAAAGTCGGAAGAACCTTTGGTAGACCTTGGATGCAGATGTCGTGGTGATCTTTCAAAAGCTCACCGCACATGTATTGATGTCTGGTTCCGTACTAGAGGTTCAAACAAGTGTGAGATATGCCA GCAAGTTGCTGTCAATATACCTCCTCCAGAGACACAAGCATGT ACAAGTTATTGGGTTTGGAGGGTTGATTCAGCTTATGGAAGGGGCCGAGGAGGACGTGAAAGG GGATGGTTTAGCCCACTCTGGGTTGCATTTGCAATTCTGATTGGTGGTCTATTATTGGATGTGCTGATATCTGTTTCTCTTGGTGTTTCCGCACTTCCTGTGAACATAATAATTG GTGTTCTGATTGTTCTCGGCTTGGGCACTGCCCTTCGACTAGCTCTCGAGTGCTGCCAGGAGTTTGGCTCGAGGAGAAGCATGCCAAGGATGGAAAACATGGCACCCAGTGGGTACCACCCCGGAGTATAG
- the LOC123181096 gene encoding E3 ubiquitin-protein ligase MARCHF11 isoform X2: protein MSSAAARSESGAGPATAHELAMQQPPQQQEVVAAAAEVPAPVVVATAEVPAQAPGAVLTIVISKPEEEEAREQKGVAPASLPPLEVGDASAMVAVAAAKEAELARSDSFDEQCRVCQQKSEEPLVDLGCRCRGDLSKAHRTCIDVWFRTRGSNKCEICQQVAVNIPPPETQACGWFSPLWVAFAILIGGLLLDVLISVSLGVSALPVNIIIGVLIVLGLGTALRLALECCQEFGSRRSMPRMENMAPSGYHPGV from the exons ATGTCGAGCGCAGCCGCCAGATCGGAGTCGGGCGCTGGCCCGGCCACCGCTCATGAGCTAGCCATGCAGCAGCCACCGCAGCAGCAGGAGGTGGTCGCCGCCGCGGCTGAAGTGCCGGCGCCGGTGGTCGTGGCCACGGCTGAGGTGCCCGCACAGGCGCCCGGGGCGGTACTCACCATCGTGATCtcgaagccggaggaggaggaggcgcgcgagCAAAAGGGCGTCGCTCCGGCCTCTCTGCCCCCTCTGGAGGTCGGGGACGCCAGCGCCATGGTTGCCGTGGCGGCCGCGAAGGAGGCGGAGCTGGCGAGATCCGACAGCTTCGACGAGCAATGCAG AGTTTGTCAGCAAAAGTCGGAAGAACCTTTGGTAGACCTTGGATGCAGATGTCGTGGTGATCTTTCAAAAGCTCACCGCACATGTATTGATGTCTGGTTCCGTACTAGAGGTTCAAACAAGTGTGAGATATGCCA GCAAGTTGCTGTCAATATACCTCCTCCAGAGACACAAGCATGT GGATGGTTTAGCCCACTCTGGGTTGCATTTGCAATTCTGATTGGTGGTCTATTATTGGATGTGCTGATATCTGTTTCTCTTGGTGTTTCCGCACTTCCTGTGAACATAATAATTG GTGTTCTGATTGTTCTCGGCTTGGGCACTGCCCTTCGACTAGCTCTCGAGTGCTGCCAGGAGTTTGGCTCGAGGAGAAGCATGCCAAGGATGGAAAACATGGCACCCAGTGGGTACCACCCCGGAGTATAG